From one Lotus japonicus ecotype B-129 chromosome 3, LjGifu_v1.2 genomic stretch:
- the LOC130745501 gene encoding uncharacterized protein LOC130745501 produces the protein MAPRLWTCFGSKGSRGGAEGVTPEVSAEEQGRVGPVVVELFSSQGCATSPAAELVLSRLGRGDFQLEVPVVVLAFHVDYWDYMGWKDPYGSSQWTVRQKAYVEALGLDTMFTPQVVVQGQAHCVGNDENALIEAITNAPTFPAPSFQATFTRPAPDSLQVSLTGALKTKVDSNGANVMVALYESGLVTDCPRGENKGRVLSNDYVVRKLEKLCNVKDISAKKTVLGTIDFPLWKGFNSSKCGVAVFLQNSSHQIFGSQSFHLPDDI, from the exons ATGGCGCCACGTCTCTGGACCTGCTTCGGGAGCAAGGGGAGCCGCGGCGGCGCTGAGGGAGTCACGCCGGAGGTATCCGCGGAGGAGCAGGGACGAGTGGGtccggtggtggtggagttgtTCTCGTCACAGGGATGCGCCACGTCGCCGGCAGCGGAGCTGGTGCTGTCGCGGCTGGGGAGGGGTGATTTTCAGCTGGAGGTGCCGGTGGTGGTGCTGGCGTTCCACGTGGACTATTGGGACTACATGGGCTGGAAGGATCCTTATGGGTCCAGCCAGTGGACCGTTAGGCAGAAGGCCTATGTTGAGGCCCTTGGGCTTGACACCATGTTCACCCCTCAGGTTGTTGTTCAAGGTCAGGCCCATTGTGTTGGAAATGACGAGAATGCCCTTATTGAGGCCATCACAAATGCTCCTACATTCCCTGCTCCTTCATTCCAG GCAACATTTACAAGGCCTGCACCAGATTCATTACAAGTATCCCTAACAGGAGCATTGAAGACGAAGGTGGACAGTAACGGTGCCAATGTAATGGTAGCATTATATGAAAGTGGTTTGGTCACTGACTGTCCAAGAGGGGAGAACAAAGGGCGTGTTCTGTCCAATGACTATGTCGTTAGAAAGCTTGAAAAGCTCTGCAATGTCAAAGACATCTCAGCCAAGAAAACTGTATTAGGAACCATTGATTTTCCTCTGTGGAAAGGATTCAACAGCAGCAAATGTGGTGTGGCTGTTTTTCTTCAGAACAGCTCTCACCAAATTTTTGGATCACAGAGTTTTCACCTGCCGGATGATATATGA